GCGCATTTCAAACTGCTCCTCAGCCCTCACGCGCCCGTCGCATCGCATCCAGAAAAAACTTGGCCCCCCAGTTTGGGTATCGCAGCCGAAGGTATGGCCCCCAAAAAGGCGCTGACCCCGGTATGGCCCCGAAGCGGTTTTGATTTTTTTGAAAACATTGTGAATCAAGTATTTCAAACAACAAATCATGGGCTGCTTGGCGGAATCGCTCGTCGCCGGTAAAGTCCCAAATCTTGCGATACAACACGCTCAATTGGCAATGCCCGGTCACGCACACGAACGAGTAGTCGCCCTGCCATTGCTCGTCGTAGCGGCCAGCGGTGCTCATGCCCGCTGCTTGGCGGACTGATAGGAGGCGCTCGGCACTACTCGCCGTTCGTTCCAATATCTCCTTTTCTCCCAACAACAAGGCGCACTCCCAGAACCCCTCCAACGTGTAGGCGATGGTGTGCGTGAACGCGGGTTTGCCCGGCCAGAACCCCCAATCGCGCACCGCGCCATTCGGCGAAAAACGCTGTGCGTAGAAATGAAGGGCTTTGCGCATCGCGTGCTCGACCTCCGCGTCCTGCAAATGCTGATTGGCCATCAACACCCCCCAAACTGCTCGGGTATAGTAAGAAGGCGTAAAATCGGGCACATAAGCATATTTGCGCCATGAGGAATCCGGCTCAAGGACGGAATGCAGCCAATGGATGGCTCGTCGCAGCGCCGGTTCGTTGGAGCCGGCCCTCGCCAACCCGAACAAAATCATTCCCGTGTTGAACACGCTCGGCGTTTGGCTCCCCGCCAGCAAACTGGGAAAGGCGCCCGAAGCCAATTGGATGGAAACCAGCCAGTTGGCGCACTGATGAGCCAAGTCGCGGAGCGAATTGTCCTGTTTCAATTCTGCGTAATCCAGCAAAGTCTCGATAAGATAGCCAGTCGTTTCGGGATACGCCTTTGCCCAGCCAAAGATTGGCGACCAGCTATGCGAGGAGCCATGTCCCCCTGTCGCTTCTATGCTGCGGCGCAGCCACGAAAGAGCGGAATCGGTGCGTCGTTCCCAATCGGCGAGCGAGAGGGCAGGGGGGGATTTCAGCTGTTTTCTGCCAAATAACATTTTTCTGCGACAAGGATGGCATGGCAAAGGTGTAATTTTGTCCGCATGAAAAAACCGATTTTACTCCCGCTTTTTCTTTTGTTCTTTTTCGCGGCCCGCGCTCAAATGTGGAACGGGGCGGATTCGCTCTATGGCAACGAGTGGATAGATTTTTCCAAAACCTATTTCAAAATAAAAATCGCGGACGACGGCATTTACCGACTTGACTATCAGACGCTTGCCGCCGCCGGTGTTCCTGTGGGGAGCGTGCAGGCGAGCCAATTCCGCTTGTATCGCTACGGCGTGCAAGAGCCGATTTATACCACGACGGAGAGTGTTTTTTCCGCACAAGACTTCATAGAGTTTTACGGGGAAAAAAACCGCGACGCGGTGGACAAATACCTGTTTGAGGATGCGGCTTCCCAAAATCTTAATCCTTGGCACAGCCTTTTCAACGACACCGCAGCCTACTACCTGACTTGGGAAACGGCGGGGCTTGCGGCGCGTTATGCGGGGCTGCCCAACGATTTGGGCAATTTGCCGCCCAAGACAGCGTATTGCTGGACCACGCTGCAACAGATATTCAGCCAGACTCTTTTTAAGCGAAAACGCAGCGACGAAATCACTTTTTCATGGTTTGAAGGGGAGGGTTTCGCCCGTCCGGTCACTACATTGAACACGGTCGCGCTCGTTCCCCGCAAATTGTCTCCCGCTGGGCCGCCCGCCAACGTGACAGTGCGCTACGCCTGCCAGTCGGGTGCTCAACACCAGCAGCGCATCACGGTGAACGACACGGTGTTTGCCGAAGATGTTTTCAGTGGTTGGCGCTTGGTGCACCGCGCTTTTGATGTGCCTTTGTCGCTCATCGCGACCAATGCCTCGGTGAAGGTGCAATCGCTCATTGGCGGCACCGACCGTCATGCGTTGGCGGGTGTCGTCCTGCGTTATCCGCGTCAGTTTGATTTTGAGAACGCCACCTACGCGGCGTTTGCGCTTGATGCGTCTTCGGAACATCAG
This genomic interval from Saprospiraceae bacterium contains the following:
- a CDS encoding terpene cyclase/mutase family protein translates to MLFGRKQLKSPPALSLADWERRTDSALSWLRRSIEATGGHGSSHSWSPIFGWAKAYPETTGYLIETLLDYAELKQDNSLRDLAHQCANWLVSIQLASGAFPSLLAGSQTPSVFNTGMILFGLARAGSNEPALRRAIHWLHSVLEPDSSWRKYAYVPDFTPSYYTRAVWGVLMANQHLQDAEVEHAMRKALHFYAQRFSPNGAVRDWGFWPGKPAFTHTIAYTLEGFWECALLLGEKEILERTASSAERLLSVRQAAGMSTAGRYDEQWQGDYSFVCVTGHCQLSVLYRKIWDFTGDERFRQAAHDLLFEILDSQCFQKNQNRFGAIPGSAPFWGPYLRLRYPNWGAKFFLDAMRRAREG